A segment of the Xenorhabdus bovienii SS-2004 genome:
AGCCAACGGTGGTGTTCAGCAGAATAAAAAAGCCTGTCGCAAGAACAATACCCGGCATGGCAAGGATTAATAAACCGCTGGTTTCCATTGCCTGTCCCCAGCGGGGAGAGTGGCGCAAGCGTAATTCACGGCTACTCCATAACAGCATTATAGTCAGCATGACACACAGCAAACCTGCTCCCAGAGCGATAACCGCTGAAGTCGTAAAGGCTTGCCACAAAGCTGGCTGGCGCAGAACATTAAGTACAGCACCGTTCAGACCGTCCACAATGACTGCCAGTAATGGTGGGATCAAAAGTAGTAGTGCAATAATAATGAATAGCCCATCACAGCCTTTTTGCAGCCATGAATCCTGCGGATTCCGCCATTTTTGCTGGTGACCGTAACCGACAACGAGTGTGCCTTTGAGTTTTTGGCTGACCAACACCAGACCAAGACAGCAAAATAGTTGGATAAGCGCAAGCAGGGCAGCATGGCCGAGATCGTAGTCATAGTTGAGTGCCTGATAAATGGCTAGCTCTATGGTAGTTGCTGCGGGGCCACCTCCCAGTGCGAGCACGGTGGCAAAACTGGCAAAGCACAGCATGAATATCAGTGCACCGGTCGGCAGAATTTGGCGGCGCAGATAAGGCCATTCTACAAAACGAAAATGTTGCCACTCATTCATGCCAAGCTGCGCTGCGAGTTGCCGCTGCTCTACCGCAATATTTTCCAGCGATTGGAGCAGTAACCGGACTGCCATTGGCATATTGAAAAAAATATGCGCCAGTAGAATCCCTTGCAGCCCGTAAGGCGTAAAACGGTATTCAATACCCATCCATTGGGAAATATTTGCCAACCAGCCGACTCGGCCGTAAACGGTCAGTATGCCAAAGAGGGCAACCAAAACAGGGAGTACCAACGTCATGGCGCATAAGCGCAGAAACAGCATCCTGCCGGGAAAACGACGGCGATAAAGCGCTCTGGCGAGGAAAATCGCTGGCGTCAC
Coding sequences within it:
- the thiP gene encoding thiamine/thiamine pyrophosphate ABC transporter permease ThiP, whose protein sequence is MAKRRKPLIAGWLLPGVIASGLLLVVALSAFGALWFNAPENHWQGFLSDSYLWHVIRFTFWQAFLSAVLSVTPAIFLARALYRRRFPGRMLFLRLCAMTLVLPVLVALFGILTVYGRVGWLANISQWMGIEYRFTPYGLQGILLAHIFFNMPMAVRLLLQSLENIAVEQRQLAAQLGMNEWQHFRFVEWPYLRRQILPTGALIFMLCFASFATVLALGGGPAATTIELAIYQALNYDYDLGHAALLALIQLFCCLGLVLVSQKLKGTLVVGYGHQQKWRNPQDSWLQKGCDGLFIIIALLLLIPPLLAVIVDGLNGAVLNVLRQPALWQAFTTSAVIALGAGLLCVMLTIMLLWSSRELRLRHSPRWGQAMETSGLLILAMPGIVLATGFFILLNTTVGLPHSPYGLVILTNGLMAIPYALKVLDNPMRDLAERYNPLCRSLNIQGIHRLRWIELKALKIPLAQALAFSCVLSIGDFGVVALFGNEDFRTLPFYLYQQIGAYRSQDGAVTAFLLLLLCFILFSVLERLPGRRHD